ATCCCGCCAACACGCTGTGGAAGAAGCTCTACGACGTCTATGCGCGCGTCGACACCGAAGGCCCGCGCTTCCTTGACTTCGAGCGCTGGTGGGGCGGCCATTTCCTGATGAACCGTGCCGAGATCGACTGGATCGTGCAGCAGCTGTTTGTCGGCAACCGGCTCACGGCGGGCGCGGTGCGCAGCAGCGACGGCAACACCGTGGTGGACCTGCGCAACGTGCGCTCGCCGGTGATCATCTTTGCCTCGTGGGGGGACAACATCACGCCGCCGCAGCAGGCGCTGAACTGGATCCCGGACCTGTATGCGAGCGACGACGAACTGGTCGCCAACGACCAGGTCATCGTCTACTGCCTGCACCCGACCGTGGGCCACCTGGGCATCTTCGTCTCCGCCGGCGTGGCTAACCGCGAGCACAGCGAACTGTTCTGCGCGCTGGATTTGATCGACGTGCTGCCGCCGGGGCTGTACGAGGCCAGGATCGAAGACATCGCCCCGGACCTGCCGCATCGCGAGCTGGTCGAAGGGCGCTACCTGGTGCGCTTCGAGCGCCGCGGCATCGCCGACATCCTGGCGCTGGACGATGGCCGCGACGACGAGTGCGCCTTCGAGGTGGTGCGGCGCGTGGCCGAGATCAACCAGCACATCTACGATACCTTCGCCTCGCCGTGGGTGCGCGCCGTTTCCAGCGAGTTCAGCGCGCAATGGTTGCGCGCGCTGCATCCCGCGCGGCTGGAACGCACGCTGGCGACCGACATGAACCCGTGGATGGCGTGGATCGGCGCGCTCGCGCCATGGGTGCGCGAGCATCGCGCGCCGGTCGCGCCGGACAATCCGCTGCTGACGCTGGAGCAGGCGGCCTCGGCGCAGATCATCCGCGCGCTCGACCAGTTCCGCGACTGGCGCGATGCCTGGTACGAGCAGGTGTTCGAGGCGATCTACCAGGCGCCCGCGATGGCAGCGCTGGTCGGGCTGCAGGCGCAAGCGCCGGCCAACGTGGAATCGCCCGTCACGGTGGCGCTGCGCCGGGAACTGGCTGCGCGGCGCCTGCGCGATGCCGAGGCGTCGATCGCGCAGGGCGGCACGCTCGAAGCCTTCGTGCGCGTGCTGGCCTATGTCGCGGAACGGTCCAGCGCGATCGAGGAGCGGCCCTTCAACCTGCTGCGTCGTATCGCGCGCGAGCAGCAGCAGGCCACCGAAACCAACGGCGCCCATGCCGACCTGGCCGCGTTCAAGACCGCGGTGCGCCAGCAGAGCTTTATCGTCAGGCTCGACCCGCAGCGCGCGATCCGGGCCCTGCCGGCGCTGGTGCCGGACCGCGAGACCCGGCGCAAGCTGATGGCGGCGGCGCATCGCGTGATGACCGTCAGCGGCCCGCTGGCGGGCGAGCGGCTGGCGCGCTATCGCGAGGTCGCGCAGATCCTGGGCACGGGCGATGCGCCGGAGGCAGAACAGCCCGGTGGCGGGGCGGAGCCGGAAATCGGATTACCATAACCGCGTTTCGGACTTCATTGCGGTGCCGGCCAGCGGCGCCCGACCCCCAATGCTTGAACTCCAGGGAGCCATCTGGTTCCGCTCCGGCTCGCAGGACTGGGGCGGCAAGGACCGCATCGCGCTGCTCGCCGCCATCGGCGCGCACGGCTCGATCACGGCCGCCGCGCGCGCCGTCGGCATCAGCTACAAGGCGGCGTGGGACGCCATCGACGCGATGAACAACAGCGCCGGCGAGCCGCTGGTGGTGCGCGCCGCGGGCGGCAAGGGCGGCGGCGGCACGCGCCTGACCGCGCGCGGCGAACAGCTGATCCGCACCTATCGCGCGCTCGAGGACGAGCACCGGCGCTTTGTCGCGCAGCTGTCGCGGCTGGGCGAGGGCGTGGCCGACGATATCCACCTGATGAGGCGAATGATGATCAAGACCAGTGCGCGCAACAAACTGTTCGGACGCGTGGCCAGCGTCAAGGGCGGCGCGGTCAATGACGAGGTCGAGCTGGAACTGGCCGGCGGGCAGCGCATCGTCGCCACCATCACGCACGAGAGCGTCGAGACGCTGGAACTGGCCGAGGGCGTGGAGGCGTTTGCACTGATCAAGGCGTCGTCGGTGCTGGTGGGGCTGCCCGAGCCGGGCTTGCGGCTGTCGGCGCGCAACCAGCTGGCGGGCGTGGTCGCGCGCGTGATGCCCGGCGCGGTGAACGCCGAAGTGGTGATCGAACTCGACGGCGGCGGCACGGTGGCCGCCATTGTCACCAACGGCAGCGTCGAGGCGCTGGGGCTGCAGGCCGGCGTGGCTGCGGTGGCGATATTCAAGGCCTCGAGCGTGATCCTTGGCGTGGTGGGATGATTGCCGCGGCGTGCAATAATAGCCGCCCCCAAAGCATGTCGTTCCCCCCGCAATGCACGCCGCGCTGGCTGGTTTTTCCCTCGGTCTTTCCCTGATTCTTGCCATCGGTTCCCAGAATGCCTTCGTGCTGCGGCAAGGCCTGCGGCGCGAGCATGTGTTCTGTGTCTGCCTGGTATGCGCGCTGTCGGACGCGCTGCTGATCCTGCTGGGCGTGTCCGGCTTTGCCGTGATGATCCGCACGCTGCCGTGGCTGGGCGAGGCGATGCGCTATGGCGGCGCTGCCTTCCTGGTCTGGTATGGCGCGCGCAGCTTCATCGCGGCGTGGCGCTCGAACGCGGTGCTCGATCCGAGCGATGCCGCGCCGCGCCCGCTGGCGCCGACGCTCGCCGTATGCCTGGCCTTCACCTGGCTCAATCCGCATGTGTATCTCGACACGGTGATGCTGATCGGCTCGGTATCGACCCAGTTCGCCGACCACGCGCGTGAATTCGCCGCGGGCGCCATGACTGCCTCGTTCCTGTTCTTCTTCGCGCTGGGCTATGGCGCGGCGCTGCTGCGGCCGGTGTTTGCGCGGCCGCGGGCGTGGCAGGTGCTGGAGGTGGTGATCGGCATCACCATGTGGGTGATCGCCGCGCGTTTGCTGATGGCTTGAACCGAAGGAGCACCGATGCCGAGAAACGTCGAGATCAAGGCCCGTATCGACAGCGTCGAGGCGCTGCTGCCGCGCGCCGCCGCGCTGGCCGACCACGGGCCCGAATACATCCGCCAGGACGATACCTTTTTCCGCTGCGCCAACGGGCGGCTCAAGCTGCGCGAGTTCGCGCCGGACCGCGGCGAACTGATCTTCTATGCGCGCGCCGACGAGGCCGGGCCGAAGGAGAGCTTCTACATCCTGTCGCCGACGCCTTCGCCCGGCACGCTGCGTGCCGCGCTGGCCGCCGCGCACGGCGAGGGCGGCCGGGTGCGCAAGCTGCGCACGCTGTACCTGGCCGGACGCACGCGCGTGCACCTGGACCGGGTCGAGGCGCTCGGCGATTTCCTGGAGCTCGAAGTGGTGCTGGCCGATGCGGAGAGCGTGGCGGACGGCGTGGCCGAGGCCCACGCGCTGCTGGCCCGCCTCGGCGTTCCCGCGTCCGCGCTGATCGAAGGCGCGTACGTCGACCTGCTGCGCGCGGCTCAGGCCACGCGCGCCGGCACCGGCGCGTAGACCGGCGGGTGGTGGCGGCTGGTGCCGCTGCCGAAGATGCGGCCTTCGCGGATTTCGAGCACGTGGTCGCCTAGCGCCTCGACATCGGCGGGGTCGTGCGAGATCACCAGCATCGGCACGTCGAGGCTGGCCTGCAGCGTGCGCAGCTCTGCCCGCAT
This Cupriavidus nantongensis DNA region includes the following protein-coding sequences:
- a CDS encoding class IV adenylate cyclase, producing MPRNVEIKARIDSVEALLPRAAALADHGPEYIRQDDTFFRCANGRLKLREFAPDRGELIFYARADEAGPKESFYILSPTPSPGTLRAALAAAHGEGGRVRKLRTLYLAGRTRVHLDRVEALGDFLELEVVLADAESVADGVAEAHALLARLGVPASALIEGAYVDLLRAAQATRAGTGA
- a CDS encoding TOBE domain-containing protein, which codes for MLELQGAIWFRSGSQDWGGKDRIALLAAIGAHGSITAAARAVGISYKAAWDAIDAMNNSAGEPLVVRAAGGKGGGGTRLTARGEQLIRTYRALEDEHRRFVAQLSRLGEGVADDIHLMRRMMIKTSARNKLFGRVASVKGGAVNDEVELELAGGQRIVATITHESVETLELAEGVEAFALIKASSVLVGLPEPGLRLSARNQLAGVVARVMPGAVNAEVVIELDGGGTVAAIVTNGSVEALGLQAGVAAVAIFKASSVILGVVG
- a CDS encoding DUF3141 domain-containing protein, with the protein product MTARERAVLPQDGTATSSSAPDTPTRGLASNVDQYADPIGALAQPFLEYAHDAWQRHVLLLDILRQRGNLSAEHEREGMPPVLVFEHELLADGRQLPEPANYALLRIVPPTGSPTDPAKRPFVVIDPRAGHGPGIGGFKADSEIGIALRTGHPCYFITFFHEPCPGQTIEAVARAEAAFLRIVGERHPDAPGKPFVIGNCQAGWALMMLAAVAPERTGPLLLAGAPLAYWSGVRGRNPMRYSGGLLGGSWLASLAADLGNGRFDGAWLVQNFEQLNPANTLWKKLYDVYARVDTEGPRFLDFERWWGGHFLMNRAEIDWIVQQLFVGNRLTAGAVRSSDGNTVVDLRNVRSPVIIFASWGDNITPPQQALNWIPDLYASDDELVANDQVIVYCLHPTVGHLGIFVSAGVANREHSELFCALDLIDVLPPGLYEARIEDIAPDLPHRELVEGRYLVRFERRGIADILALDDGRDDECAFEVVRRVAEINQHIYDTFASPWVRAVSSEFSAQWLRALHPARLERTLATDMNPWMAWIGALAPWVREHRAPVAPDNPLLTLEQAASAQIIRALDQFRDWRDAWYEQVFEAIYQAPAMAALVGLQAQAPANVESPVTVALRRELAARRLRDAEASIAQGGTLEAFVRVLAYVAERSSAIEERPFNLLRRIAREQQQATETNGAHADLAAFKTAVRQQSFIVRLDPQRAIRALPALVPDRETRRKLMAAAHRVMTVSGPLAGERLARYREVAQILGTGDAPEAEQPGGGAEPEIGLP
- a CDS encoding LysE/ArgO family amino acid transporter, which codes for MHAALAGFSLGLSLILAIGSQNAFVLRQGLRREHVFCVCLVCALSDALLILLGVSGFAVMIRTLPWLGEAMRYGGAAFLVWYGARSFIAAWRSNAVLDPSDAAPRPLAPTLAVCLAFTWLNPHVYLDTVMLIGSVSTQFADHAREFAAGAMTASFLFFFALGYGAALLRPVFARPRAWQVLEVVIGITMWVIAARLLMA